One Pangasianodon hypophthalmus isolate fPanHyp1 chromosome 7, fPanHyp1.pri, whole genome shotgun sequence genomic window, GGATTTATAATTTACTACTTCTCTTCAGACTCTTTCAGGTACAATTTATTGGACATCCTGGGTAATTAAACACATCCCTGCACATGAAAATCACATCATATTAGTTGCATGTTTTCATATAGTGTATGACCTTGAGGTCAACCTGAGGCCCAAAAGCTTCTTCACCATCCAGATCCTACACCAGCCATCCTGCTATCCACAAGCTCCTGCTGTTATCCTACACTCctagaaaaaaacaacctttAAGGGGTTCtgcactacatggccaaaagtatgtggacacttgaccatcataACCATATGCACTCGtgtgttgaacatcccattctaaaGCCATGGTCAATAATATATtgagttggtcccccttttgtgCTATAACAGctttcactcttctgggaagacttttcactggattttggagcgtggctgtggggatttttgctcattcgaccacaagagcattagtgaggtcgggccCCGATGTTGAGTGAGACGGCTTGTTCTTCAGATCAgtgggctctgtgcaggccgcTCGAGTTCTTCCTCACACCAACTGTGGCCTTTATAGACctcgctttgtacacagggaTATGAGGgtttctctatcagaaagggttcctaCTAGCACCCCTTTTAGGAAGGTAAGAGCCATTAATATTCCAATAAAAACTCATGAGAAACCCTTACACTACAAGCCTCTTCAAACTCTCACTTCCTTGAGTGATTGCTGACTGTGACCAACCTTTCTCATTCACCAGCAGTATAATTCTCCCTGGATATATTGTAATGTGTTAGAAGTAGTATTCTTCagtttttctaaaataaaaaatgacttaaaaaagGCTTAAGTGTACCAGCACCCAGGTGAATCAAGTGATATTTCATAATTCAATATGTAGTCACAGATTACAGAACaaacctgtttttgttttattacaaaaacaattttGATTCTGTGTTTTCCTGCCAGTGATAATATGTTAAAAGGAATATTATCATCTATATACAGTCTTAAGTATAGACGTTGCCCTTTGAAATAAGTAAACTCTAACCTATAATAATCTAATTTAATATAATCATAACTTGTATAttcaattaattattattaaacatcaaTCAGGGATGCTTTAGACATGTCTAATACTTGTTTTTCTGAATTATTATCATGAACATATGCAAGATGTCTGTGTCTATATGGGTGGAGTTTTATTCAGGCCTTGATGCAGCTCGTCCTTCACAAGGGTGTAacactaaccaatcacattctctctctttctctctctctctctggctctctctctctctttctctctctcacttctatCTTGCACTCTTGCTCTCTCCACCCTCATCTAAGCCACACCATTAgactaaaaaataaatcaaaatgatgTATCATAAAATGTCATGTGATGCAggtttcagtctttttttttctggaaataaGCTTTAATGAATTACGGTAAGAGAAGGGGAAAAATATCACTCAAGTGAATTTGtttcatacacaaatatattatttactaatattttagctgaataaattaatgttaatcAATTTAAATGCATTCAGGTTAAATATACGCACTGcagaatattttacatttatttgtcttacaatttattgttttttaaatgtctttattttggtaagtagtgtgtgtgtgtgtgtgtgtgcgtgtgtgtgtgtgagtgcgtgcgtgtAAGGTGTTAAGGTACGTTTGTGGTTTTGTAGATCTGTTTGTCTCTTTGCCCCTTCACACACTGCAACTCTGAGTGTTTCATCTCTGCAGGCCGCTCTGACCGCCGAGTCGCTTTTCTCAGAAACCACTATCAGTTTCTCACCTCTCAAACTTTCCACAGGATGTGTGGCTATCTTTATTTGTCTCAGGCcacatcattgtttttttctttttcagacacAATGTAAAATTAGAAACATCTCCAGACTTTGTATAGATGTGTAATAACTCCTCTCTTCTAAAGCACCAGATTTCACCCTGCACTGTAATCTGGTCTAAACACACGACAGCATGGTCACTTATTTGTACATCGTCCTTATCtatttacacattatacagctgtgtgtgtgtgtgtaagaataaTTAAGTAAGAATAATTATACATTCATTCTGtacatttataccacaatgctgttaaattcagaattttgattggtcagaaggttatttttctctaactgcagctctgacagcagtgcagctgcaaatcctATGTTTATAGTAATATGCGTGTTGTAAtcctttatcatttctatattcATACAGGACATTGCATTATGGATGCTTGACATACAccaatttttaataattgtataataattgatatggtaaggaggtgtttatttagcGTACATTAAGAGATGTGAAGTTTATTTGGTCCACAATTATGCATGatgcatttgcatttaattattttagcaatatattacaagtttgtgtgtgtgtgtgtttttggtaggcaataacttttttttactttttcttgctaatttgattggtttgCTCTGCAGCATAAAGCTCTCTGCTCGAGTAAACAGGAAGGTACAGCGAGCAAAAACCACACTGAATGTTCCACACCTCTCTGAGCTTTAACTTTCCAGACCAGACCCATGCATGCATTCTGCACCTGCTAATGAGCAGTGACGGTTAACAAACTTCTTATGAGACAAAGAGATGTGAAAAGCTGCAGTGAGGCGACAGAAAAATCACACGGCCAGTTTGTGTATAcaactgagtgcaaaagtttgcattacccaaaaaagaacaaatgtatcttttaacatttatgttttaacattacactgttaataaatttcaaaataaaataaaataaaaacaaattccaaaatttaaaatgaagtgtGGGTTTATCCTACAccaagacaacaatccaaaacaagGCACAATACACACCAACAAATACTACAACTAACAGAATCCGAAAACATTTTAGAGGATAAGAAAGAGGTTATTAAAGCAAAAGGTGGCCATATAACATTTAAAGGGAAATGCAAAATTTTGAACTGATATTCAGGGGTTTTTTTctcctgccaattcccacccaccagccataAGTAGTCATGATCAATTGAAGAGGGGCAGTGTTAATATTAGATACACTGCTGATGCCCAACATGTCTGTTCATGTGTAAGTGAAACGCAGGCATTAAAAGTTCTCAGCCCCACCACGTCAGGCCGAGATCCAGCAGCAGCTCAACTTGTACTGAACTTCCTGATTAGAGGCTTGTGGGAGGAGCTTCTTATAATCCACCAGATCAAaagcttttcactttttcactcaTCAGCTGCAGAGTCGCTGCAGGGCACAAAGATCGTTCTTCATTTCTCCTCATCTAATTAAACATCTTCAGGTGCCATTTCTCAAGAACACTTGACCTTGTGACCTCCATCtcttctttatttatgttttgaaAAAACTATTAATAGGAGAACTGGACTACCATTAAGTTTGTTCTTCTTGGAAatctgctgtggtataagaggaataaaacactatggcatgtgctgttaaaggaaaataatcaacttcagtgtggtaactgtaactctgcttcatcactgtgtactgtatttaGCTGTATTTCTTGTTATCTTAAACTTGTCACACTGTTTTCACAATGTTATCTATATGTACAGAACTCATGTATTGTCATGTACTGTAGTCCTGAAGGCCCGACAATTCATcttactgaaatactgaaaacacAGTTTCTTATGgcaataaaaatggacttgTCTTGACATAACCTAAAGCCACAGCACCGCCCTGTAACCACAGACCAAAGCGAGAGTAATGCTAAGTAATCCCCTAATTTATCCCCATCATCATGAGCTATATGTGGGTAAAATAcactcacacttttttttctgccgTCTTCTTATATGAGGTCATTGTACTGTAAGAGCTTTCTGTAAGtgcattcttcttcttcatctctaATTCTCTTCTTTTATTCTAACTCTTCAGCTCTCACACTCTTTAACCCTTTTGTATGTCAGAGTTGTACTCTATGAgccctgtcacactgcactGGCTTCAACATGTGACACagtatttcttcttcttcttactttttgcagccagagaCCCCTTtcatttctgagaaaaaaataataattaaataataattaaatagatCACAGAATAACAAATAAATGGGGAACCCTAAATCTTTGTGGATGTCATGTCTAGCCAGGAAAATTCACCACCATGTCCCTAGAGGGCAACCTCCCCCCAAATTATACGCTCTTCTTTAGTTGTCACTTGAACTTCCTCTTCAGTACATATATAAAGCACATGGACATGTGTGAAGCCTCTCCAATTACTTATGATCTGTGGGAATTCTGAGCTGATAGCTCAGTTAGATATTCTGTGTATGACCCCTTTGCTATTATTCCTGGTTTTCTGGTTAACTGGATTATTCTCTGGCCCTGTTTACCCTGTTCCTGTTCTGTGTTCTGACCTTTGCCTGCTTTCTGACTATGTTTGTGGATCACGTTCTGGAAGTTTGAAGTAAAGTGTATTTTATGTATGACACTGGACTGTTTAAATTTGCTCATTGAATTGtatgtttaataaacctcttgcAAATCCTAATCACCTGAgtcatacacaaacacacacacgcgagcggccaaaagtatgtggacacctgaccaccacacctATATGTTGTCGTTCCTCTTCCGGCTGCTCCTGTTGGGGGTCGCCACCATGGATCACTGGtccatgtatttgatttggcacagtttttacaacAGATGCCCTCCCTGATGCAGCCCTCCcaaattttatccgggcttgggaccggcactgaacacacactgctgcatgctccctggccaggaatcaaactgagagagcgctgtggcctaacagctagtcctccagggaccccataacacccatatgtccCCATTCCAAACGGGCATTAACACAGAATTAGTcccctttttgctgttataataagttccactcctctgggaaggctttccactagctTTTGGAGCGTCACTGTGGAGATTtctccattcagccacaagaacattagtgaggtgaTGTTGGGTGATGCACTGATGTAGGGTGAGGAGGCTTGTGCTGAAGGCTGAGACCGATAATGAAAATGCTTCAATTTTTGCACTCTTTTctaataaaaaatgacatattccattataaagtatattattgAAACAaatttgagtgaaaagtagaatctttgaaatatttacatgaatttcagagtttattagtatttggtacatcccctttttgctttaatgacagtgtgcactcgagctggcatggactccacaagtttgtgcaaaaccttatgatccattttagatgaAATGCATCAGAGTGTCGTATGAACAcgtgcttcagtagaagagattagacatgaggaaaatctgaccttttgtacaaagcagtttacacagtcaatatcacacatttgcttacatttaaatagaaatTTAAGAATAGTgcagaatattgaatattaaatattgaacatttaacatttaacattattattattcaatgttaaatgttgaatatttaattactactgctattactaatcatcttattattagtagtagtagtagtagtagttgttgtagtagtagtggtggtagtttatttatttatttatttatttatttattgtatagtTTCCTAGGCTCCCAGAGGGTATACTTTTTATCACTCTGCTTAGTACACTATTttgtatgtggtttgggacacagccattAGACTACAGGCCTCTAACTTAACTCCTGGTCAGGATTTTGTCGCTGTCCATGGTGTTGAAACTTGAGTGAAGTAACTAAGAGAGTTAACTGTCTTGATCAGGTCTCTTTGCATAGAAATTAATTTTTGCTGCCTGTAATATGaacattttctgtgtttaaattCATCTCATACACATCTAGCAACAGAAActaaatatgatataatataatatattacaaaagtgatagatagatagatagatagatagatagatagatagatagatagatagatagatagatagagagatagatagattatGATTGTCTTCGATTACTCACGCAATACAATTCAAATAATATAAAGTTTAAgtaatgtatttttgtgtgttatgCAATCTATAGTTACTTAGGCTCAGTTCCAAACCACAATCCAGCACTGTACATAGAATGTCAAAATCCCTCTTAAGTAAAGCTAgaactttaaattttctgagATTtccgctttgtggtttctctgtaacatgatgaGCTGTGTGACAAAAAGCTGGTGAAATAATGCTGGGTTATGCTGCAaagggataacaggaacttattCATTTCATAGACATTCCAACATTGCaagaaacaataaaattgtaaaaaaaaaaaatatatataaatttttatttatatatttatttatttatttatttattttaattgtgaaACTTGTGAGAATTGTGAGAGGCACGTTGCTCTACCAGCCAGCTCTGGTCCTGCTGGAGGAAGAAAAACTTcagcagtaaaacacttcaggatgtgctgttattggaaaataattaactttgacGTGGTAATAATAACTTTGCTTTATTACACCAGCCTGTTGTactgtagattattttcctataacaacatgccccaagtgttttattccttactaattAACCACCAAATGAGTGGCAGTCAGTGTCTAAACTCCTTTATATGTAAGTCCTCACACAACACCAATCCAATTCAGAATTACAGCATATAATTTTTTctaatcatatttatatatttattgattaGCAGACTTCTCAGTTGTCAGCAGTAGGTCAGTCAGAGATCAGTGGTATGGAAGGCTATAATGCTATAACGTAGTGCTGTGTAGACTCACTAGATTTTGTTTATTACAAGtgaattgtaaaatatatatatataaaatgcacgAACTCTGTTATGACTGTAGGGTTTGTAGCTTGTAGATTATTTCTTTAACATCTTAATTTGCAaatctgcttcatttgtaaGTTGCTTTCTATAAAAACacgtcaaataaataaatggaaatgaattaGATTCTCTTCTGACAATTTGAACAATGCTGATCTAAGTATACAAGCAAGAATTTCTTTAAACCAGGTTATTAGTAGGGCCTTAAAATAATCTGCAATAAACTTTCCATTACTCATGAGAGTAAATATAAACCACTTAGCTGAATTGGGTGAGATGTGGTTGCATGAAAACACTGTGTGGCTTATTGTGtctgcttttttccatttagtaGAACAAATCACATGATATATTTTGGGGCGTGCTCAGTCCAGACCAGCTATAGTATAAATGAAATCCTTGCTTCAGGCACATTCATAATCTGTTGATAAATGAGATATaaaaggaaatttaaaatgaCTGAATTCTTGATTTCAATTTTGGTCTTTAGCACCATGTGTAAGTATTTTTTAATTCCCATTCTGTTTAATGGTTCCTTATGATGATTGTTATGTaccaaactatatatatatatatatatatatatatatatatatatatatatatatatatatatatatatatatataaaaataataatggagctatttattttaacacaatctTCTGCAAGTTGCATGGAAAAGTAGTGTTAATTTTACTTCTTTCATTCTTCAcctaattaatgcatttgtttttctAGATACAGTCCAGTTTGGTAGACGCTGGGTTACTGCACAATCCCTCACAGTGCCAGATGTTTATCAGCCTGATAAAAAGCTCAGTGTGGAGATCGGCAACTCAGCTACCctgcagtgttgtgtttttggaaTAGAAGATGAAGAAATTATCTGGTTTAAGcaacaaaatggaaaacaacCTCGGATAATAGTCAGATATTTTAAAACTGCTCAAGAAACGTTTTACAATGAATTCCAAAATTCTCGTttccaaattaaaaaatatggaaACTGCTTCAATATGACCATTTCAAACACCATGCTGTCTGATGAAGCCACGTACTACTGTGCACTCGTGTTTGGAGATGGaacttatttacaaattaaaggtAAGATTTCTACTAACATGAATCATGTGACTGGTTAAATGTAGTAATGTTTCATTCTTCATTACTGTTAACATGTGAAGTAGTGAAATGTTATCTGTGTTAGGTAACTTTAACAACAATGACATTCAGAGTTTACTTTCAGTCAGTGaatcatgataaatgtttataggTGAGCATGTTACCACTGCATCAGGAACATCTAAACCAGCTGTGTGTGATAATTCAGAGGTGTGTGAACCAACATCGCATGGAGACAACACGGACATGAACACACAAGAAAGAACAGGTAAGATGTTGTATAAtttagtattaattaattattcttaattcataatgcataatttgcctagaaaataatttgtactaatataaaaataatgtggtGAAATAACAGTATCAGAAATGATTAGATCTCTACATTCGACAGTGCTTGGTTTGGGAACGGCTTTGGGTTTGTGTGCActtctgattttctgcctcatttatttcatactgaggagaagaaaatgtgataaaagtAAGAGCTTTTGCCACCAGATAATAATTACTTCATTTCAATGCTGTCAAaatgactaatctttttttttttcatgttaatattGAATGTTTCAACAGAAGATTCTCCAGGAACATGGGAGGTATGTAAACTCTTTGTACTATAGATTATAGGTTGTATAGTATGTATACACTCTTTGGTAATTCTGGTTAAATGTGAGTGCATCCTTTAGTCATAGAGAAATCTCATTACTAATCACATGGCCTTACTTTATATGCTGCTACATTCATGTACTGCTACTTATAATGATCTATATTTAAGATTAACTCACATTATACAAACCACTTATAGACTGTATTCCATCTGTTACTCTGTACAATAAATTATGTCttatttcataatttaataatctttttttttttcttcaggattCTAATGTCGACACCTTGAATTATGCAGCCTTGCGATTTTCCAAGAAGGGAAGTGAAGTTTGCTTGTCAGACAAGTTGCTGTACTCTGAAGTGATGTATGTGAAActgtaatatattacataactggttcttcttctccttcttcttcttcgtcctcttcttcttattattattattattataataccttCAAATGATTATTAAcaatcaattaaataaaataaacaaagattCATGTATGATTTCAACCACTTTGCAGATAAAAGTGATACACTCCTGTTGTATTTTGTACAGATTTTCTGTGGCtgtttttaattctgtattttCAGAAGGcacaataaatgtgaaaaaagtaaaatgtacaactcacaaactgaaatgatgactaaatatcatagatagatagatagatagatagataatataatatagaaatatatttcttgatatgggttcatttttttcactatacatgtactttttgttgttgtttgttttcattcttgCATTTAGcactttttgacttttttgttgaAGGTCAGTGGCATTACTTAGTACTTAGTACACAGTAATTAAGACAGCTTTTATAGTGAATTGAAAGTTGtatgcatttacacatttatttttggcCCAAGTGGTTACCTCAAAAGATactaaaattatatttctgaTGCATCTTCCATGATAGGCtgctcagagaaaaaaagagtcaCCAAACCTAGTGTCAAATTGTACAATACACAACATAGCACAACACAAACAGTGTCAGTTGTTTGTCCACTTGAACAGATGTAATttagcaaagaaagaaaaaaaaacgcagatTTGTTGGTCAGACATTGAGGTTACATTTGTGCTTCATGTCCAAGCAGAACACAACATTGACTCACCCCGGATGGTGACTATAGGGTGTATAGGGCCAAGTCTGTGTGTAACTGgttcattcacatttacattatttataattaattatttggaATTTTGTACATACAAGTTGAATGACGAgagcaattaaaataaacaaggaGACGTTATTGTAGGCACACGTGATCGTATAATAAACCACATTTTCCATTCTGTCATAATATCTTTGTCATGATATCTctgcaacaccaaaacacacaggaTTTATTACTCCATCAAACTGTACTATCTGTGTGTCAGACAGATTCTTATATGCATCTTATACAGCTGCTATAAATAATCAATTAGTATCCCAGACCTGTCCCCCAATCAtcagcttttattgttttaaaggaTTTCATGACTCTTTTTGGGAGCTAAGCTCCATCTGGCTCTGCTGTAACTTCAACACTGCTGTCAGGTTCTTCAATATTAAAAGTCAAAAGCCAAAAATCAAACGCATTACTCTGGCCCAAATGACCTTTATTAAATAggaaatatttcatataaataagtTGAATCCCAAGggcaattaaaataaacaatgagaTGTTAGTGTAGGCACATGTGAGAGTAAAAGTAacccacattttccattttgtcaCAACATCATTGTCATGATATCTCTgtgcaacaccaaaacacaaatatggaaatatgtggGGTAGATGTAGGCAGATCACAATACCATGTGCTTCCttatcatgtcttttttttttaaaattacaaccAATCATGTCATATTCTGGGGCGTGCTCAGTACAGACCGcctatagtataaatataaattcatacCATGCTTCAAGCGCATTCATATTCTGCTGATAAATGAGATACAAACACTGTAGAATTtctatgaaatgaaaaatgactggattttggattttaattttgatcCTCAGCATCATGTGTAAGTAATATGAGCAAATTATTCCCATGTAGTTTgatgtattttgaaaaaaatctatGGAGCTTATTACTCTAAACCACCTTTGTGTAAGCTGTATGTGGAAGAAACtccaatatttatttctttaatgtaatgtttaataactCCTTGTGTATATTGATTTAAGAAATACTTTCATTATCTAAttaatcaggttttttttctagataCAGTCCAACCTGGTAGACGCTGGGTTACTGCACAATCCCCCACAGAGTCACCAGTTTATCAGCCTGAtgaagagctcagtgtggataTCGGAGACTCGGCTACTCTGCGGTGTTGTATTTCTGAAAAAGTAGTTGGGATGATAGCCTGGTTTAAGCAACCAAACAGAAAACAGCCTCAGATTATAGTCAAAATCTTTCAAAATGTTGGAGGAACATTTTCTATTGAATTCCAAAATCCTGGTTTccagacagaaaaacatttaaactgctTCAATACgaccattttaaacatcactCAGTCTGACGAAGCCATGTACTACTGTGCACTGACGAGACCAAACTTTGTGTTTGCAGAtggaacttatttaaaaattaaaggtaggATTTCCACTAAAATTGATTAAGCTACTGGTTTaatgtagtgattttttttccttattatcATTAGCATGTTCAACCTGGAAGACAAATAATAGTGAAGTAGTGAAATGCtaactgtgttttcttcaaCAACACTGAGTTACAGACTTTTAGTGAATCATGATAAATGTTCATAGGTGAGCATGTTACTATTGCATCAGAAACATCTACACCAGCTCTGTGTGataattcagtggtgtgtgaaccaacactgcatggaaacaggacaaacatgaacacacaggAGAAAACAGGTAAGATGTTGTATAATTTAGTGTTAATTAATTATCCTTAATTCATAAAGCATACTTTGCCTAGAAAATAATTTGtgctaatataaatataatgtgattAAATAACATTCTTAGAAAAGACTAGATCTCTACATTCGACAGTGCTCGGTTTGGGAACGGCTTTGGGCTTTTGTGCActtctgattttctgcctcaTTTATTTCCTactgaggagaagaaaatgtgataaaagtAAGTGCTTTTGTCATCAGATAATAATTCCAGttacttttatttctattaaaaatcaCTAAtaggtgtgtatttgtattaacAGTAAATGCTTCTATGGAAGATTCTCCAGGAACAAGTCAGGTAcgtgtacaataaaaaaaaatagtgctgaTT contains:
- the LOC128318639 gene encoding uncharacterized protein LOC128318639 produces the protein MTEFLISILVFSTMYTVQFGRRWVTAQSLTVPDVYQPDKKLSVEIGNSATLQCCVFGIEDEEIIWFKQQNGKQPRIIVRYFKTAQETFYNEFQNSRFQIKKYGNCFNMTISNTMLSDEATYYCALVFGDGTYLQIKGEHVTTASGTSKPAVCDNSEVCEPTSHGDNTDMNTQERTVLGLGTALGLCALLIFCLIYFILRRRKCDKSKSFCHQIIITSFQCCQND